A DNA window from Streptomyces parvus contains the following coding sequences:
- the hrpB gene encoding ATP-dependent helicase HrpB, with protein sequence MIRTDALDRLPVRTAVPALWRALDDRGVAVLCAPPGTGKTTLVPLVLAGLTGDGPVRRVLVAEPRRIAARAAARRMAWLLGERPGERVGFTVRGERVVGRETVVEVVTTGVLLQRLQRDQELPGVDVVIIDECHERHLDADTVAAFLLDVREAIRPDLRLVAASATTDAEGWARLLGDAPVVEAEGVSYPVEVLWTPPVRPVKPPHGMRVDPALLTHVAATVRRALAEREGDVLCFLPGVGEIGRVAGQLAGVEAEVLQVHGRAPAAVQDAVLAGSSDLRRVVLATSVAESSLTVPGVRVVVDSGLAREPRTDHARGLSALTTVRASQAAGRQRAGRAGREAPGAVYRCWDQAEDGRLARFPAPEIKVADLAAFALQAACWGDPDASSLALLDPPSAGAMGAAREVLGAIGAVDGGGRVTERGVRMSRLGLHPRLARALLDGAAEVGARRAAEVVALLSEEPPGEYGDDLAAALRTARRGQDGYAARWKQEVRRLSAQVDGAGSRKSPGSGAAPGRGSGTGGGRSDDAVVGLVAALAFPERVARARGDGAFLMASGTGAELRAGSRLRSAPWLAVAVADRPSHAASARVRLAAVIDEDTALAAAGHLRVRGEEVRWVDGEAVARSVDRLGAVELAVRPLKQPDPELVRGALVEGLRREGLGLLRWNRETEQLRSRLAFLRRVLGAPWPDVSDGALLADPGAWLEPELSRARRRSDLGRIDAGQALRRLLPWATGEAARLDELAPERIEVPSGSRVRVEYGGDQPVLAVKLQELFGLAETPRVAGVPVLVHLLSPAGRPAAVTADLASFWREGYRAVRAELRGRYPKHPWPEDPATVPATRYTSARLKRS encoded by the coding sequence GTGATCCGTACCGATGCCCTGGACCGCCTGCCCGTCCGCACCGCCGTGCCCGCCCTCTGGCGCGCGCTCGACGACCGGGGCGTCGCCGTCCTGTGCGCCCCGCCCGGCACCGGCAAGACGACGCTCGTTCCGCTGGTGCTGGCCGGGCTGACCGGGGACGGGCCGGTGCGCCGGGTCCTGGTCGCCGAGCCGCGCCGGATCGCCGCGCGGGCGGCGGCGCGCAGGATGGCCTGGCTGCTGGGCGAGCGGCCGGGTGAACGGGTCGGCTTCACGGTGCGCGGCGAGCGCGTGGTGGGGCGGGAGACGGTGGTGGAGGTCGTGACCACCGGGGTGCTGCTCCAGCGGCTCCAGCGCGACCAGGAGCTGCCCGGGGTCGACGTGGTGATCATCGACGAGTGCCACGAGCGGCACCTGGACGCGGACACGGTGGCCGCCTTCCTCCTGGACGTACGGGAGGCGATCCGGCCCGATCTGCGGCTGGTGGCGGCCTCCGCGACGACGGACGCGGAGGGCTGGGCGCGGCTGCTGGGCGATGCCCCGGTCGTCGAGGCCGAGGGCGTCTCGTACCCGGTGGAGGTCCTCTGGACGCCGCCCGTGCGGCCGGTGAAGCCTCCGCACGGGATGCGGGTCGATCCGGCGCTGCTGACGCATGTGGCGGCGACCGTGCGGCGGGCGCTGGCGGAGCGGGAGGGGGACGTGCTCTGCTTCCTGCCCGGCGTCGGGGAGATCGGCCGGGTGGCCGGGCAGCTCGCGGGGGTGGAGGCGGAGGTGCTCCAGGTGCACGGGCGGGCTCCGGCCGCCGTGCAGGACGCGGTGCTGGCCGGGTCGTCCGACCTACGGCGGGTGGTGCTGGCGACCTCGGTGGCGGAGTCGTCGCTGACGGTGCCGGGCGTCCGGGTCGTCGTGGACTCGGGGCTCGCGCGGGAGCCGCGTACCGACCATGCCCGGGGGCTGAGCGCCCTGACGACCGTACGGGCCTCGCAGGCGGCCGGGCGGCAGCGCGCCGGGCGGGCGGGGCGGGAGGCTCCGGGGGCGGTGTACCGGTGCTGGGACCAGGCCGAGGACGGGCGGCTCGCGCGCTTCCCGGCCCCGGAGATCAAGGTGGCCGACCTCGCGGCGTTCGCGCTCCAGGCGGCGTGCTGGGGCGATCCGGACGCCTCCTCGCTCGCCCTGCTGGACCCGCCGTCGGCCGGGGCGATGGGCGCGGCCCGGGAGGTGCTGGGGGCGATCGGCGCGGTGGACGGCGGTGGCCGGGTCACCGAGCGCGGCGTACGGATGTCCCGGCTCGGGCTGCACCCCCGGCTGGCGCGGGCGCTGCTGGACGGGGCCGCGGAGGTCGGGGCGCGGCGGGCCGCGGAGGTGGTGGCGCTGCTGAGCGAGGAGCCGCCCGGAGAGTACGGGGACGATCTCGCGGCGGCGCTGCGGACCGCCCGCCGGGGGCAGGACGGGTACGCGGCGCGCTGGAAGCAGGAGGTGCGGCGGCTGTCGGCCCAGGTGGACGGCGCGGGCTCCCGGAAGTCGCCGGGCTCCGGGGCCGCGCCGGGCAGGGGCTCCGGCACCGGCGGGGGTCGCTCCGATGACGCCGTCGTCGGTCTCGTCGCCGCCCTGGCGTTCCCGGAGCGGGTGGCGCGCGCCCGGGGCGACGGGGCGTTCCTGATGGCGTCGGGCACGGGTGCGGAGCTGCGGGCGGGGTCGCGGCTGCGGAGCGCGCCCTGGCTGGCCGTGGCGGTCGCGGACCGGCCCTCCCACGCGGCTTCGGCGCGGGTGCGGCTGGCGGCGGTGATCGACGAGGACACCGCGCTGGCGGCCGCCGGGCATCTGCGGGTGCGGGGCGAGGAGGTCCGCTGGGTGGACGGCGAGGCGGTCGCCCGGTCCGTGGACCGGCTGGGGGCTGTGGAGCTGGCGGTACGGCCGCTGAAGCAGCCCGATCCGGAGCTGGTGCGCGGGGCCCTGGTGGAGGGGTTGCGGCGCGAGGGGCTCGGGCTGCTGCGCTGGAACCGGGAGACCGAGCAGCTGCGGTCGCGCCTGGCGTTCCTGCGCCGGGTGCTGGGGGCGCCGTGGCCGGACGTGTCGGACGGGGCGCTGCTGGCGGATCCGGGCGCGTGGCTGGAGCCCGAGCTGTCGCGGGCCCGGCGGCGCTCCGATCTGGGCCGGATCGACGCGGGCCAGGCGCTGCGGCGGCTGCTGCCCTGGGCGACCGGCGAGGCGGCCCGCCTGGACGAGCTGGCGCCGGAGCGGATCGAGGTGCCGAGCGGGTCCCGGGTCCGGGTGGAGTACGGCGGGGACCAGCCCGTACTGGCGGTGAAGCTCCAGGAGTTGTTCGGGCTGGCCGAGACGCCCCGGGTGGCCGGGGTGCCGGTCCTGGTGCATCTGCTCTCCCCCGCCGGACGCCCCGCGGCCGTCACCGCGGACCTGGCGTCGTTCTGGCGGGAGGGCTACAGGGCGGTGCGCGCGGAGCTGCGCGGCCGCTACCCGAAGCACCCGTGGCCGGAGGACCCCGCGACCGTACCGGCGACGCGGTACACGTCGGCGAGGCTCAAGCGTTCGTAG